ACACTAATCCTAACCAGCAAGATGTTCCAGAGAAACTGAGTATACTATGAAGTATAAACAACAGAAGTTTCATGCCGGGGAAATTCATTCATAATCTTCATTCAACTCAGCAAATTCCCATCCCCAATACTTGAGGCAGGCATGGAAATCCGTTTTAGccaatgaaattttatttcctATATGGTGCCAAATGTACTAATAAGTGTTGACATGCCCAAAATTGttttataccaaaataattttctatcTTGTGCATGTGTCTATCTAGTTGGCTTGGAGACTTCGGCAAAGGTCCTCCTAGATCTTAAGTTTATTCAACTACTAAAACTAACCTTGAATTGTAGAGTTTTTTAAAGAAGGAATCCCATTGGGTGTAGCTAACTAAAATGTGGCTTTTAATTTTACATCTACTGTGTATGCTAGATTGATTGCTTCTATGGCATCTCAAACACCGCCCATCTTATTATTCTTGTTTCGTAATGAAACACGTGCCCATcttgttattcttttttttcctaatgaAACAACTAACTTCATTGGCAACAATAACTAGGTTGATGACAGGGTGAATGGCTATCTTTTCCCTAAGGAGAATACTAAGGTTCTGACGCAAATGATAAGGCAAGTGttcttgaaaggaaaaatatcaCCACTGGCTCGCAATATTGCCTCAATAGGAAGAAGCACTGCAAGAAACCTGATGGTTTTGGAAACTGTTGAGGGTTATGCTTCACTCCTTCTCAATGTTCTCAAGCTCCCATCAGAAGTTGCTTCTCCTGGGGATGTTGCAGAAATCCCTCCCAAATTCAAGGAAAAATGGCAGTGGCATTTGTTTGATGTAGCATCAAATTTGACATATGCGAACAGAACTTTGAGAGGTCACACATTTTTAGACAAGTTTGAGCAGCACTGGAACCATACTCAAAGAGAGAGATCTGGAGATGTAAAAGCTGCTAATGAAttgtttgtatataatatatgggaggaagagaaagaaattgcGATGGCTAATGCcagaaaaggaagagaagaagaagaggtaaATGATGAGTGGGACAAAAGTAATTTATGTAAAATGTAGAGGGAAATATTTTAGTGACCCTGACAcaatattttgggttttcctgtgtaccttggactatgcctatttacttgccTCAATAAATCTTTGcttacctataaaaatatattttgggtttttgtATAAAAACCCACCTTATGTGGACTTTGATGCAGATAAAGGGTAGAACTGATCAGTCTCATGGAACCTGGGAGGAAGTGTATCGAAGTGCAAAAAAGGCTGATAGATCTAAGAACGATTTGCATGAAAGGGAGGAAGGGGAGCTTGAAAGGACTGGTCAACCACTGTGCATTTACGAACCTTACTTTGGGGAGGGTACCTGGCCTTTCCTACACGTTTCTTCCCTTTATCGTGGGATCGGGCTGGTGAATTACTAAACTGTTTCACCATCTTTGTCTTCATAATAAAGACATAGTTGCAATTTGaatattgtaatatttatataaatatgcaaTTACAATGCTCTTTATCCCAAGAGTATGTCAATCTTAGAAACGATATGCCAGGGAAAAAACTGTATGTTTATTCCTATAATCAATGGGGCAGGTTTTCCTCCATATGGTCTCTTTTGTTGTTAGTGAtatctttattttgttaatttctaTGTACCACAAATACTTGggcttttgatcaataaaatcttgtttaccgaaaaaaaaaaaaaaaaaaaaaatctatgtacCACAAAAGATTGATAATCACAACTTATTGGTAGTTGAATAACTAAACTTCATTCTTATTTTCTGTTGGTTATTTTGGTGAGTTTTAAAGAGGACTGCAGTTCATTATGCTATGCCTTCATCATGGAGGTTGTTGGTTTAATGGTGCTCTTCATCTCATATGTCTGAAACTCTTGCTAGACAACCCTCTGCAGTATGCACACTTGATTTTGAGTTGGGTCCATTGTGCATGCTCAGTTGTTTTGGTATTCTTGTTCTTGTGTATGTTTTGCTGGGCACCTTTATGCTGTACCCAGGCATGCATTAGTGCTTATCTAATAGTTATTGTGCTGGTTTCTTTTAAGTTGGAATTTGGATGAGATGAGCTATACTATCTTCAATCTCACGTGGATACATGGACTGGGTACTTGCAGTCCACTAAAGGCCGGAGACCTAGGGCAGAAGATGTTGATGCACCTTCTCGTCTGCCACTTCTGAATAACCCTTACTATCAAGATATACTTGGTGAATATGGAGCCTTTTTTGCAATTGCAAATTCAATTGACCGTGTACACAAGAATGCTTGGATTGGGTTTCAGTCTTGGAGAGCAACAGCAAGCAAGGTATGTGATTGGTCTTTGTATTGCTTTATCCAAGGTCTTTGTTTCTTGAATCTGCTTTGGCCCACATCCTGTTCGAAGCCAAAATAATAGTTTGATGATGTTATGGGGCTTTGTGAGAAGATGGCACTTGGCTTATTGCAACAGGCATATTGCAACCATTGAACCAATAGGTCTTATAAACAGGAATATGGATCACTTGATGTCAATAAAAGTAGatttatattcatattaaaATGCCATATGGCTAAAACAGGAAACTCTTTTTGTTGGGGGTGGTTGAATATGTATCCCTAGTGTATTTATTACTTGAGCTTTGTAATCATTTATGCCTACTAAatacatacaattttttttttttaaattttgaactttGATAACATTTTTTGAAACAGAGAAAAGTGAAAACAATAAAACTGTGTAAGAAGCAGAATCTTTTTATGTTGAGACAATGAATCACACTAGGTGTATTGAACACCCAActttttgggtttgttttatttgttgatgGCTAAAAACTCCAAATTTCTTAGATAATACGGGCTTGGatgcaaaacaaagaaaagtgaTTACTCAAACAAAGCAACgaagtagttttttttattgcttgtaAATCCTGCTTTATATCTCATGTGGGGACTTAAAACAGGCGTCTTTGTCTAGAATTGCTGAAAATGCACTGTTAGATGCTATCCAATCACAGAGGCATGGGGACGCACTCTACTTTTGGGTACGCTTGGATTTGGATCCACGAAGCCCTTTGCAGCTGGACTTTTGGTCATTCTGTGATGCTATAAATGCTGGAAATTGCAAGTATGAGAGATTGAAAATCTGTGAGATgaattttgtaatatataaagaATGTTGTATATATTCATTCTCATACCCCATCCCCCTTTTCTCTCTGTAGTTTAACTTTTAACCTGATTTTCTCCATATTGGTTGCAATGAAAGGTTTGCATTTTCTGAGGCTCTTAAGAGGATGTATGGCATAAAGCATGATTTAGATTCTTTACCATCCATGCCTGTAGATGGTGGTACATGGTCTGTCATGCATAGCTGGGCTTTGCCAACTAGGTCCTTCCTAGAATTTGTGATGTTTTCTAGGTATGAACGATTAAACAACTTGGTTTTTCTAGCATTTGAGGTTTATTTCACGTATCGAGAAAGCTTTCTGCCAAGTGTTCCTTCACTTTTTAACCCTTTGATATGAACTCATGTGCAGAATGTTTGTAGATGCCTTGGATGCTCATATGTATGACAAGCACCATTCAAGTGGACACTGTTATCTGAGTTTGTTCAAAGTAACTTTCTTacttcaataatatattattcttaTGACTGATGTTTTCTGTCAACAAGTTATATATCAAACTACTTTTAAGTTTGTAGTCAAATTCAAGTTACGATAGATCAACAACTTGATTATTAGGTCATTGgttattgaatatgtttttgTTTGAGCGTCCATGGGGAAGTTGGGAACCGCATGGTAATGGAATGAAACTAGAAGGTTCttcaaaatatgaatataaaaaaattatgttctattGAGTTATGGTTACTGAGTTGTATGGTGTCCTTATACAATGCATGATTAGAGATTCAAAATATTAGTTTTGGAGGATTAACTGTTTGGGatgaatattgatatatttGATCAATCTCCTGTGAAGCAATATGAAAGACACCATTATCAGGCATGTGCCTTTTGTTAGTAATTGGAAATGAATGATCTCTTTTCTTGGCTTCTGGATGCGCTGCTCACTGGCACCTAAAGTTAAGGGGCAAAAGATAAGGAAATTCTTTATTCTCTAGAATCAATTAATTGTACGGATGGATACTCTTAAATTCCAAGTCTTCCAAATTATATGGCTGGTAACGCAGGTTACCTATGCATTTTGTGGGTACCGAGTCTTCCAAATTATATGGCTGGTAATGCAGGTATTTGCATTTTGTGGgtattgaatgaatgaatgaatttccaAGTTACAATATGCAGGATAAACATTGCTACTCGCGGATTCTTGAGCTGCTTATAAATGTTTGGGCATACCACAGTGCAAGGCGGATGATGTATGTGAACCCCAATACGGGTGAGATGCAGGAACACCATAGATTTAAGAGTCGTAAAGGTCAAATGTGGATTAGATGGTTCTCATTCGCCACGCTAAAGAGCATGGATGAGGATATGGCAGAGGAAGCAGATACTGAGAACCATACTAGGCGGTGGTTGTGGCCATTGACTGGTGAGGTCTTCTGGCAAGGTGTGTATGAGCGAGAACGGGCTTTACGACATCAGCAAAAAGAAACTAGGAAGCGAAAGAGTaaggaaaaaattgatagaaTGAGGAAGCGAacccaccaaaaagaaataGGGAAGTATGTGAAGCCCTTACCGGAATCAAACTCGACTGTGTTTAGGTAAATGTTACAAGTCCATGGTTTCGGCATCATTCAAAGTAGTGTAAGTTGAAAATTCCTCTCATTTTTTTACCCAATATATCTTTTTCATTCTGTAATTTTTTGCTTGAAGGTTGCATAAGTTTGTATTTTACATGAGGGTTTTGTATGCAAAATTGCATCCTTCTGGTCATCGTTTGTCTGATGCATAAACTGTAGATTCACTTGTTCGCTTTTTCTTATCCCACTTGTTCAAGATAATACattctttgaaagaaaaaaagaaaatggagatgCTCGGATATTTCTGACCATCAAAGCACTCTTTACTGTTGCTGTTGGTGAATGATCACATTTACTTTGCCATCAACCGAGTTCGCATATCCTCTACAAGGATATAATCCATTTCTTATACCTTCTGTCATCTTTTTCATTGAATCAAGTTGCCATTGATGTTGGTGATAGGGAATGCATTATTATTGCCTCTGTATATGCGAACATAATGAGCTTGGAGGAAGCATAATACATTGATGTTGGTTGTCAATTGTCATAGCTCTCAACACTTTGTTAGTAAAGATTCTTAAATATTTACTGATTTGAAAGAGAAACCTGGCATGGCATGTGCGATGAAAACCAGCTTTTTTGGCAGCAAGAGGCTTTACCGAAATTCACAAGCACTCAACTGTTGCCCATTAAGGCACGGGCACTCATTCAATGATACATTTACAATTTTTGTTggtacttttattttaaaagatttgtaacgtatcattactctattttttcttgACAATAGATATAACTcacttaattttgataattaattctgttttttctactgttttaattcCATATTCTGTGACATCTATAATTAACTTTTGTTAAATGAATTATATGCTTTTATGTAAGTAATGCTAGGCTACTGCCCAAAAGTGACGTTGGGCGTGCCgcaaaattcatttatttttttttattttcacatttttttaacatatttaaacattcctaaaaaaatatctatcaatatattaatagtagtcaataagttaaaaaaaaaaaattaaatatatgagcagGGTCAAAATGAGAGGGTATAGTAGTATTATTCTTCATGTAAAACATAATACCTTTAATCTTATTATGTCTATATAATTTCCACTCATTTCGTAAACGTTTATTTTCAACCATTTGAATTCTTAATGATGGTGATTGTTTTCTATTATTTGACGAACAATGAATCCTTTCAGGTGAGATCTGAGCTGACTATTctaaagaaaatttagaatatcGAACTTTATTATTAACACTACTCACATAAATCGACAAAAGATCCCATTCTATCCTCAACTTACGTCGaaagaaatcattttttcaaTGCCGTATGCATTAATGCCAACCAAACGTATCCAAACGTTTAATGCATACATCACGATTCACGAATGAAAAGGGTCAAGTTGGCATGACTGAATATGCATTAAAAAGGTCAATTCTTCTCCTACAATACccggaaaaataaagaaaaaaagaactggCCTGGACTTATAACATCGCGAGAGAATCCAAAATTACatacatcaaaatctgcaatcACCTATTTAAGCAGAACAGAACCCAAGTCTTCCCACGGATCCATATATTTCAATCATCAATATCTTGGAGCTGCACCAGACACACCATAATGACTCAGaaaatattaacccaaaaaagaggaaaaacagcAAGAATTCTTTACCAAATGCAACACCTCAACCAaccaaataaaatgatatatatatatatatatatatatatatatatatattcaaaggGGGCGGGAGGCAAAgcctatcatttctcatataattAATTCATCCAACCAATTTATAGAAATAGGTCAAAATTTGCCTACCTCCACCAATTGTTGCTTCAGGCAACCGCTCTATCGAGTACCTGTG
Above is a genomic segment from Juglans microcarpa x Juglans regia isolate MS1-56 chromosome 1D, Jm3101_v1.0, whole genome shotgun sequence containing:
- the LOC121253939 gene encoding uncharacterized protein LOC121253939 isoform X1, coding for MGSLEAGIPLKRDSLFRSYSAGRTERHQFLQRPRSRFSFLIFKKLDYLLWICTVTVFLFLVALFQMYLPGSVVEKSGASLGEDMEVSYADFKVLKEMGVIDFVEDVRFEPTKVLEKFQKEARAANQYFSASNRTVQRFGYRKPQLALVFADLFVDSQQLLMVTVAAALQEIGYKIQVFSLEDGPVREIWRKIGISITIIQTCVKTPIVVDWLNYDGILVSSFQAKGVFSCFEQEPFKSLPLIWTIHERSLATRSRKYISDGQTGILSDWKRVFNRSTVVVFPNYELPMIYSTFDVGNFFVIPGSPAEAWEADTVMASHKDNFHFRMGYEPEDAVIAIVGSQFLYKSLWLEHAIILQALLPVVLEFPFSSNSQLKIVVLSGDSTSNYGAVIEEIALKLKYQSGIVKHKALDVDADSVLSMADLVIYGSFLEEQSFPDILMKAMCFEKPIIAPDLSMIKKYVDDRVNGYLFPKENTKVLTQMIRQVFLKGKISPLARNIASIGRSTARNLMVLETVEGYASLLLNVLKLPSEVASPGDVAEIPPKFKEKWQWHLFDVASNLTYANRTLRGHTFLDKFEQHWNHTQRERSGDVKAANELFVYNIWEEEKEIAMANARKGREEEEIKGRTDQSHGTWEEVYRSAKKADRSKNDLHEREEGELERTGQPLCIYEPYFGEGTWPFLHVSSLYRGIGLSTKGRRPRAEDVDAPSRLPLLNNPYYQDILGEYGAFFAIANSIDRVHKNAWIGFQSWRATASKASLSRIAENALLDAIQSQRHGDALYFWVRLDLDPRSPLQLDFWSFCDAINAGNCKFAFSEALKRMYGIKHDLDSLPSMPVDGGTWSVMHSWALPTRSFLEFVMFSRMFVDALDAHMYDKHHSSGHCYLSLFKDKHCYSRILELLINVWAYHSARRMMYVNPNTGEMQEHHRFKSRKGQMWIRWFSFATLKSMDEDMAEEADTENHTRRWLWPLTGEVFWQGVYERERALRHQQKETRKRKSKEKIDRMRKRTHQKEIGKYVKPLPESNSTVFR
- the LOC121253939 gene encoding uncharacterized protein LOC121253939 isoform X2 encodes the protein MVTVAAALQEIGYKIQVFSLEDGPVREIWRKIGISITIIQTCVKTPIVVDWLNYDGILVSSFQAKGVFSCFEQEPFKSLPLIWTIHERSLATRSRKYISDGQTGILSDWKRVFNRSTVVVFPNYELPMIYSTFDVGNFFVIPGSPAEAWEADTVMASHKDNFHFRMGYEPEDAVIAIVGSQFLYKSLWLEHAIILQALLPVVLEFPFSSNSQLKIVVLSGDSTSNYGAVIEEIALKLKYQSGIVKHKALDVDADSVLSMADLVIYGSFLEEQSFPDILMKAMCFEKPIIAPDLSMIKKYVDDRVNGYLFPKENTKVLTQMIRQVFLKGKISPLARNIASIGRSTARNLMVLETVEGYASLLLNVLKLPSEVASPGDVAEIPPKFKEKWQWHLFDVASNLTYANRTLRGHTFLDKFEQHWNHTQRERSGDVKAANELFVYNIWEEEKEIAMANARKGREEEEIKGRTDQSHGTWEEVYRSAKKADRSKNDLHEREEGELERTGQPLCIYEPYFGEGTWPFLHVSSLYRGIGLSTKGRRPRAEDVDAPSRLPLLNNPYYQDILGEYGAFFAIANSIDRVHKNAWIGFQSWRATASKASLSRIAENALLDAIQSQRHGDALYFWVRLDLDPRSPLQLDFWSFCDAINAGNCKFAFSEALKRMYGIKHDLDSLPSMPVDGGTWSVMHSWALPTRSFLEFVMFSRMFVDALDAHMYDKHHSSGHCYLSLFKDKHCYSRILELLINVWAYHSARRMMYVNPNTGEMQEHHRFKSRKGQMWIRWFSFATLKSMDEDMAEEADTENHTRRWLWPLTGEVFWQGVYERERALRHQQKETRKRKSKEKIDRMRKRTHQKEIGKYVKPLPESNSTVFR